Sequence from the Maribellus comscasis genome:
TGTTGCAAGACTGTTTGAAGAGTGTTATTCTGCAATTTATCGTGCAAATCTGTTGTTGGAAGAGATAGAAAGCAGTGAATTATCAGCTGATTTTGTAAATGAGGTAACTGGCGAAGCTTTGTTTCTGAGAGGAATCAATTATTTCATTCTGGCGAAAGAGTTCAAAGATGTTCCTTTACGCCTCACTGCATCTCAGGCAAACGAAGATTTTCCTTTGGCTAAATCTTCACAGGCCGAGGTTTTTGCACAGGTTGAAAGTGATTTGACAAAGGCTTCTGAATTGCTTCCTGTAGAAGCGTTAAATCAGGGAAGAGCTACCAAAGGTGCTGCGCTGGCATATTTAGGTAAACTCTATATTTATATGGAAAATTGGGACAAGGCAATTTCTACCCTCGAACCCCTAACAAAATCGCCTTACAATTATTCTCTGGTAGACGATTATGCAAAGAACTTTGATTTGGAAACCGAATACAACAGTGAAAGTATTTTTGAGGTTACTTATGAAAAAGTTGGTGCAGCTACAGGCAGATGGGGGGAAGAAAACTCGAATACGATGATGACAAATCCAATCAACCGCATTTTTGCCTGTGGCGACCTGGGTGGCTGGGACATATGCAACTGCTCGCCAAAAATGCTTGATATTTTTACTTCAGAATTGGATAAAGACGGGGATTATGATATTCGGGCAAGAGCTGGTCTGGCCTGGAATTATCCGGGGTGTATTTACTACTTGCAACCTTTTACTGAAGGGGTTAGTTCAAGCAATCAATCAAAGATTTATGTACGTAAATATACCTATGCAAATTATTTCGAGAAGGAAATTGTGCCGGAATCGGAATTGAATGTACGGGCTTATAGGTATGCTAACGTTTTGCTGTTTTTGGCAGAAGCTGAATTAAATACCAACGACAAAACAAAAGCCATTGAATATTTAAACCAAATCCGTGACAGGGCAAATCTTAGTCTGCTTGAAAATTCATCCACAACCGATGAGGTAATGGCCGATATTATAAAACAACGGGCAATTGAATTTTTCTGCGAAGGAGAACGTTTTTACGATTTGCGCAGATGGGGATTGTTAGAAACTGAAATTAGTAACTCATCTGAAGAGAGAGCCGCTAATTTTCAATCAAAATATTCATATTTTCCTATACCAAGTAAAGAAATTCAAACCAATCCGCTTTGCACTCAGGCAGAAGGATGGTAAAATAGGTAGTTTTCAGGAAGTGGTTGTTTTTACAGCCACTTCATATTTTTATAAAAAGCTTAAATCCTTTTTTAATAACCAGGGTTTTTCGTTAAATAAATTTCATATTTGCCAGGGGTAAAAAGGGTTTTCTGTCTCTGGAATCTTTTAAAAGGCAGCCCAAAATAATAAGGAATTAAATTTTCATTAGATATGAAAAGTGGCATGTTTCTTTTTTTCATAATACTCCTATTAATAGGTAGTAGTTGCCGGGAAAAGGAAAAATTGGAGAAACGACAACAACCAAATATCATCTGGCTAATGGCTGAAGATATTAGTCTAGATCTGGAATGCTACGGAATGAAGGGCGTGAAGACTCCAGCGTTGAACAAAATGGCGCAGGAGGGAGTAATGTTTACCAATGCGTTTTGCACCAATTCAATATGCTCTCCCAGTCGTTCAGCGATGATGACAGGTGTTCACCAGTTAAAAATTAATGCCCAGCACCATCGTAGCAACAGGGATGTGGTACTTCCTGAACCATACAAACCTTTTACTTATTGGCTTCGTGAAGCGGGTTACACGTGTATTCTTGGGCATCATGGAGTGATGAAAAAAGGGAGAAAAATCGATGTAAATTTTAAATTTGAACAAACAGGCCCGTGGGACGGAAAAAACAGATTTGGGATTTTTGATAAACTGGACACCTTTGAGGTTTCTGACCAACCATTTTTTGCACAAATACAATTGGTGGCAACCCACCGTGGAGAATGGTGGGACAAAGTACGCGAAGAATCTGCGCATCCGGTTAATCCTGATTCCGTTGAATTACCTCCGTATTTTGCTGATGATCCGGTTATCCGGCTTGACTGGGCTAAATATCTGGATCAGATGGAATACATCGACAATGAAGTGGCTATGATTTTTGCGGAGTTGGAAGAGAAAGGAATGGCTGAGAATACGATTGTAATATTTATTGGCGATAATGGAAGGTGTAATGTCTTAGGTAAGGGATATCTCCATGATCCGGGGATACACATTCCGCTTATTGTGAAATGGCCAAAAGGACTGAGTGAAGGACAAGTGAGAACTGATGTTGTAAGCAGCACTGATATTACCGCCACCATTCTTGATGTTGCAGGGGCAGAAATGCCAGAATACCTTACCGGAAAATCCTTTCTGAAAAATGATTTTAAACGCGATGAGGTGTATGCAGCACGCGATCTCTGGGATGAAATCATGGAGAAATCGAGATGTGTTACCAACGGCAAATGGGAATACATTAGAAACGATAAACCCGAAATTCCTTATGATGCGCATCAGGCCTACCTGGAGTTTTATCGTCCGGCGGTGCATGTAATGCGTGCGCTTAATGCAGAAAATAAGTTAAATAAGGCACAGGCTTTTTTCTTTCAGAAAAGTAAACCACAGGAAGAGCTGTATAATTTGGAAAATGATCCCTTTGAATTAATAAATCTGGCAGAAGATCCATCTTATAAATCTATATTGGATTCGATGCGGATAAAAACACAAAAGTACGATCACCAAATGGAGCCTGTCAATAGCGTATTTCATCCTGTTCATCCGGAATCTGTTGATGTTCTCAATTGGGTAAAAAAGGAAAAACCGGTGCTCTATGAGGAAATGCGCAATGGCGTGGAAATAGGTTTTAGCACGCTGGCGGGGGAATATTCCCGGGAGAAATCAAAATAGTGGCAGGGGCTGCATAAAAGAAAAATAAATACAGATTATTAAAAATATTTAGCTGTTTAAAATAAGAAGGAAATCATGAAAGTAGTGTTGTTTTTTTTAGTGGTATTGTTATTTGCAGGGAGTAGCTGCCAGAGACAGAGTCAAACTGAAGAATTGCAAAAGCCAAATATCGTCTACATTCTGGCCGATGATTTGGGCTACGGCGATTTGGGTTGTTACGGTCAAAGCCGTTTTCAAACGCCCAATCTCGATAAAATGGCGGGTGAAGGAATGTTGTTTACCCAGCATTATGCCGGTTGTACGGTTTGCGCCCCTTCGCGTTCGTCGCTGATGACAGGTCAAACTACCGGACATACTCCAATTCGTGGAAATAAAGAGTGGCAGCCCGAAGGACAATGGCCCATGTCCGATTCAACCTTTACAATGGCGGAAATGCTTAAAGAGGCGGGATATGTTACCGGCGGGTTTGGTAAATGGGGACTGGGGTATCCTGGTTCAGAAGGTGACGCCAACATGCAGGGCTTTGATGAATTTTACGGTTACAACTGCCAACGAATGGCGCACAATTATTACCCTTCGCACTTGTGGAACAACCAGGAAAAGATAATTATGCAGGAAAATACCGGGGCAAACCTATCCGAGTATGCTGCAGATTCGATTCATCAACATGCATTACAGTTTATCGAAAAAAATAAAGACAAGCCATTTTTTCTTTATTACCCTTCAACCATTCCTCATGCCGAGTTATTGCTCCCTGAAAAATATATGAAAGAATATAAAGGCAAGCTACTTCCCGAGAAAAGTTTTAAAGGAGCCGAACCGGGCGATCCCGGATTTAGAAATGGTTCTTACGGAACACAACCACAGGGACATGCTGCTTTTGCTGCGATGGTTGGTCTGCTCGATAAACAGGTTGGGGAAGTACTTGCCAAACTGAAAGATCTTGGATTGGACGACAATACCATCGTAATATTTA
This genomic interval carries:
- a CDS encoding sulfatase family protein, producing the protein MEKRQQPNIIWLMAEDISLDLECYGMKGVKTPALNKMAQEGVMFTNAFCTNSICSPSRSAMMTGVHQLKINAQHHRSNRDVVLPEPYKPFTYWLREAGYTCILGHHGVMKKGRKIDVNFKFEQTGPWDGKNRFGIFDKLDTFEVSDQPFFAQIQLVATHRGEWWDKVREESAHPVNPDSVELPPYFADDPVIRLDWAKYLDQMEYIDNEVAMIFAELEEKGMAENTIVIFIGDNGRCNVLGKGYLHDPGIHIPLIVKWPKGLSEGQVRTDVVSSTDITATILDVAGAEMPEYLTGKSFLKNDFKRDEVYAARDLWDEIMEKSRCVTNGKWEYIRNDKPEIPYDAHQAYLEFYRPAVHVMRALNAENKLNKAQAFFFQKSKPQEELYNLENDPFELINLAEDPSYKSILDSMRIKTQKYDHQMEPVNSVFHPVHPESVDVLNWVKKEKPVLYEEMRNGVEIGFSTLAGEYSREKSK
- a CDS encoding RagB/SusD family nutrient uptake outer membrane protein, whose product is MKIKIILPFLVLFIFSGCESYLDQVNPNKITTETFFQTESDFTQALAATYTPLRNPNGGYYNVRSIEIRNYRGDDVVVRNDTEDQYQTYLFINSPNNDFVARLFEECYSAIYRANLLLEEIESSELSADFVNEVTGEALFLRGINYFILAKEFKDVPLRLTASQANEDFPLAKSSQAEVFAQVESDLTKASELLPVEALNQGRATKGAALAYLGKLYIYMENWDKAISTLEPLTKSPYNYSLVDDYAKNFDLETEYNSESIFEVTYEKVGAATGRWGEENSNTMMTNPINRIFACGDLGGWDICNCSPKMLDIFTSELDKDGDYDIRARAGLAWNYPGCIYYLQPFTEGVSSSNQSKIYVRKYTYANYFEKEIVPESELNVRAYRYANVLLFLAEAELNTNDKTKAIEYLNQIRDRANLSLLENSSTTDEVMADIIKQRAIEFFCEGERFYDLRRWGLLETEISNSSEERAANFQSKYSYFPIPSKEIQTNPLCTQAEGW
- a CDS encoding arylsulfatase, producing MKVVLFFLVVLLFAGSSCQRQSQTEELQKPNIVYILADDLGYGDLGCYGQSRFQTPNLDKMAGEGMLFTQHYAGCTVCAPSRSSLMTGQTTGHTPIRGNKEWQPEGQWPMSDSTFTMAEMLKEAGYVTGGFGKWGLGYPGSEGDANMQGFDEFYGYNCQRMAHNYYPSHLWNNQEKIIMQENTGANLSEYAADSIHQHALQFIEKNKDKPFFLYYPSTIPHAELLLPEKYMKEYKGKLLPEKSFKGAEPGDPGFRNGSYGTQPQGHAAFAAMVGLLDKQVGEVLAKLKDLGLDDNTIVIFSSDNGPHLEGGADPDYFNSNGPLKGYKRDVYEGGIREPMIAWWPGKIKPGTKSDHISAFWDVMPTAAELAGIKAPDNIDGISFLPTLLSESGQKEHDYLYWEFHEKGGRKALRKGNWKLVQNNVLDPKKKTTELYDLSTDIGEEHNVADEHPEIVKELLELIKSARTESEVFTFQSPTIIK